One genomic segment of Theobroma cacao cultivar B97-61/B2 chromosome 6, Criollo_cocoa_genome_V2, whole genome shotgun sequence includes these proteins:
- the LOC18597038 gene encoding uncharacterized protein LOC18597038, protein MAAKNVGFVICLLIMAMDITAGILGIQAEIAENKVKHLRMWIFECRDPSFQAFKLGLAAAVLLGLAHVIGNMLAGCVCIWTKEDLDRASANKQLAVASLIFSWIILAVGFSMLIIGTLSNSKSRKTCGISHHRLFSIGGILCFIHGLFTVAYYVSATAAAREERTNRPRANA, encoded by the exons ATGGCCGCCAAAAACGTTGGGTTTGTGATTTGTCTCTTGATCATGGCTATGGACATCACAGCTGGAATACTTGGCATTCAAGCCGAAATAGCTGAAAACAAG GTGAAGCATTTGAGGATGTGGATTTTTGAGTGCAGAGACCCCAGCTTTCAAGCTTTCAAGCTAGGATTGGCGGCAGCAGTACTTCTCGGACTTGCCCATGTCATTGGTAACATGCTTGCTGGTTGCGTATGCATTTGGACCAAGGAAGACTTGGACAGAGCATCAGCTAACAAACAATTGGCCGTGGCTTCCCTCATTTTCTCGTG GATAATATTAGCAGTTGGATTCTCAATGCTGATCATAGGGACACTGTCGAACTCCAAGTCAAGGAAAACATGTGGCATATCCCACCATCGGCTTTTCTCCATTGGAGGAATTCTGTGTTTCATTCATGGGCTTTTCACCGTTGCTTACTACGTATCAGCCACCGCTGCAGCCCGAGAAGAGAGAACAAACCGTCCTCGAGCCAATGCCTAA
- the LOC18597039 gene encoding probable histone H2A.3, with product MAGRGKAIGAGAKKMGQSRSQKAGLQFPVGRIARFLKAGKYAERVGAGAPVYLAAVLEYLAAEVLELAGNAARDNKRTRIVPRHIQLAVRNDEELSRLLGTVTIANGGVLPNIHNMLLPKKTGTGSKAGGPAADD from the exons atggcaGGAAGAGGGAAGGCAATCGGAGCAGGAGCTAAGAAAATGGGCCAATCGAGAAGCCAAAAGGCTGGTCTCCAGTTCCCTGTTGGTCGTATCGCCCGTTTCTTGAAAGCTGGAAAGTACGCCGAGCGCGTCGGCGCTGGTGCCCCTGTTTACCTTGCCGCAGTCCTTGAATACCTCGCCGCTGAG GTTTTGGAATTGGCTGGTAATGCTGCGAGAGACAACAAGAGGACGAGGATAGTTCCAAGGCACATTCAGTTAGCAGTTAGGAACGATGAGGAGCTTAGCAGGTTGCTTGGAACTGTTACCATAGCAAATGGTGGTGTTTTGCCTAATATTCATAACATGTTGTTGCCTAAAAAGACTGGTACTGGCTCCAAGGCCGGCGGCCCTGCTGCTGATGATTAG
- the LOC18597040 gene encoding oxygen-evolving enhancer protein 3-2, chloroplastic — MAQAMASMAGLRGSSQAVLEGSLQLSGQTRLNIAGNSRVAVARPGFTVRAQQAPTEPETGRRAVLGLVAASLATGSFVQAVLADARTIKVGPPPPPSGGLPGTLNSDEPRDLDLPYKNRFYIQPLSPAQAVARAKESAKDIVGVKSLIDKKAWPYVQNDLRLTASYLRYDLNTVISAKSKAEKKSLQELTGKLFDTISNLDHAAKIKSTPEAEKYYAQTVSTLNDVLAKLG; from the exons ATGGCACAAGCAATGGCATCGATGGCTGGCTTACGTGGCTCCTCACAGGCTGTGCTCGAAGGTAGCCTCCAACTCAGCGGGCAAACCCGCTTGAACATTGCTGGCAACTCTAGAGTGGCTGTGGCTAGGCCCGGTTTCACGGTCAGGGCACAACAGGCACCAACCGAGCCTGAAACTGGACGCAGAGCCGTGCTGGGTCTTGTTGCTGCTAGTTTGGCCACAGGCTCCTTTGTTCAAGCTGTGCTTGCCGATGCCAGAACCATCAAGGTTGGCCCACCTCCCCCACCCTCTGGTGGACTGC CTGGAACTCTAAACTCTGATGAGCCAAGAGACCTTGACCTGCCATACAAAAACAGGTTCTACATCCAACCACTTAGTCCGGCTCAGGCAGTTGCGAGGGCAAAGGAGTCAGCCAAGGATATTGTTGGTGTCAAGAGTTTGATCGACAAAAAGGCCTGGCCCTATGTCCAGAATGATCTCCGTCTCACGGCTTCGTATCTCCGCTATGACCTTAACACTGTCATATCTGCAAAGTCCAAAGCTGAGAAGAAGTCTCTCCAGGAACTCACTGGGAAGCTCTTCGACACCATCAGCAAC CTGGACCATGCAGCCAAGATCAAGAGCACCCCTGAAGCAGAGAAGTACTATGCTCAGACTGTATCTACTCTGAACGATGTCCTCGCCAAGCTTGGCTAA